From the genome of Bacteroidota bacterium:
TGCTAAATTCGAAAACTTGGAAAACTTGTGTATTTCTCCGAAGTTTGATTATAGTCATCTAATTGCAATTTCTTCCGAGGGTCGTGAGAAAATGAATAGGATTAAACCGAGTTCAATAGGTCAAGCCGCTCGAATTCCAGGTGTTACACATTCGGATATTTCAGCATTATTAGTATATTTACACAGATAGGTTTCACGTGAAACAAGTATGGAAATTTTAGATAAAAAAATCTGGCTAAAAAATATTTTATTGCAAAATGGCCTGAATTTAGAGAATGGCCAATTGGACTCTCTTATCCACTTCGTCCAGTTGCTATTAGAAAAAAATAAATTTGTTAATTTAATTTCTCGAAAAGATACCGAATTTGTATGGGAAAACCATATATTACATTCTCTCTCTCTTTGTAAGTATTTTACATTTAACAATTCACCTAAAATTCTCGATTTAGGAACTGGTGGTGGATTTCCAGGTATTCCATTGAAAATTGCATTACCTAATATTAAAATAGATTTAGTGGATTCTATTAGAAAAAAAGTTGAAGCTGTAAGTGAATTTGTTAAAGCACTCAAATTAGATAACGCCTCAGTGGTTTGTAGTCGAACTGAAAACTTGGGTGTCCAATTTTACAACAAATACGATATCGTTGTTTCGCGCGGGGTTGCTCCTTTAATCGATCTCGTAAAATGGGTAAAACCTCTAATGAACCGGTCCAGTAATTTTGAATTGGTATCAAATATTAAAAATAAAAAATATAATGCGAAATCTCCTATATTTATAGCTTTTAAAGGAGGGCAAATTGAGGCGGAAATACAAACCTTAAAATTGGCTAATGTTTGCGCATCAGTATTTATTTGCGATGTATCGATGGAGGGTATTGAAATCAACCTACTTCAAGATAAAAAAATTGTGTTAATTCAATTCTAAAAATTATGAACATAAACAAAAAATTATTCGAACAATTAGAACTACTAACCACTGAAAAAGTGAACAACGCTTCAAAAAATATCGATGCGTTATCTACTTTTGACATACTGAAAATTATAAACAAAGAAGATGCAAAAGTATCGACTGCGGTTAAATCTGAATTAAAACATCTCGCTAAAGCTGTCGACGTTATTGTCAAAGCGATAAAGTCAGGGGGACGTCTCTTTTATGTTGGCGCTGGAACAAGTGGTCGACTTGCAGTAATTGACGCCGCTGAGATGCCGCCGACATTTGGTACCGATCCGAAGTTAGTGCAAGCAATTATTGCCGGTGGGAACAAAACAGTTTTCCGATCACAAGAAGGAGTTGAAGATCGCGAAGTAGAATCGATTAAAAATCTTCGCAAGCTCCGACTCAACAGCAGCGATGTCGTTTGTGGAATTGCGGCAAGTCTCAGAACTCCCTTCGTATCTGCGGCACTTGCTTATGCAAAACAAATCGGCTGTAAAACAATTCTTGTTACAACTAACTCCCGTTCAGTACTACTCAATAAAAGTTTTGACACAATTCAAAATTCAATAGATGTAGCAATTTGCCCGGATGTTGGACCGGAAATTATTGCAGGATCTACGAGAATGAAATCAGGAACCGCTCAGAAAATGGTTTTGAATATGTTAACTACTGCGTCAATGATACGGTTAGGTAAGGTTTATGGAAACCTGATGGTTGACCTCAAACTTAATAGCCGCAAACTTGAAGAGCGAGCAAAACGTGTTATTATGAATATCACAGAGGTCGATTATGAAAGGGCTGAAGAAGCTTTAAAAAAATCAGGTGGACATGTAAAGACAGCTATCGTGATGATTCTGAAAAACACCAACAAAGCTGAAGCTCAGAAAAAACTGAAGAATGTAAACGGATTTTTAAGACCTGCACTCAAATGATATTAAAAAATCCATTAACTGAAAATATACAAGATTATCCAC
Proteins encoded in this window:
- the rsmG gene encoding 16S rRNA (guanine(527)-N(7))-methyltransferase RsmG, coding for MEILDKKIWLKNILLQNGLNLENGQLDSLIHFVQLLLEKNKFVNLISRKDTEFVWENHILHSLSLCKYFTFNNSPKILDLGTGGGFPGIPLKIALPNIKIDLVDSIRKKVEAVSEFVKALKLDNASVVCSRTENLGVQFYNKYDIVVSRGVAPLIDLVKWVKPLMNRSSNFELVSNIKNKKYNAKSPIFIAFKGGQIEAEIQTLKLANVCASVFICDVSMEGIEINLLQDKKIVLIQF
- the murQ gene encoding N-acetylmuramic acid 6-phosphate etherase, with amino-acid sequence MNINKKLFEQLELLTTEKVNNASKNIDALSTFDILKIINKEDAKVSTAVKSELKHLAKAVDVIVKAIKSGGRLFYVGAGTSGRLAVIDAAEMPPTFGTDPKLVQAIIAGGNKTVFRSQEGVEDREVESIKNLRKLRLNSSDVVCGIAASLRTPFVSAALAYAKQIGCKTILVTTNSRSVLLNKSFDTIQNSIDVAICPDVGPEIIAGSTRMKSGTAQKMVLNMLTTASMIRLGKVYGNLMVDLKLNSRKLEERAKRVIMNITEVDYERAEEALKKSGGHVKTAIVMILKNTNKAEAQKKLKNVNGFLRPALK